In a genomic window of Thunnus thynnus chromosome 16, fThuThy2.1, whole genome shotgun sequence:
- the LOC137199996 gene encoding uncharacterized protein isoform X2 has product MAHRRRRQHSLPDHSDNHAPNNMDQLAFKYMMCKVESSTDSDSEISPRWSDTSTMGCVSSAPESGSLGRTLPLVHKPAGRHGCYSLFLDPYDGSSEDSDESNIDVGVSSRRTRQQGKGGFRFSGRSRRFILHHSPSVVCKEVVTNGMRDVQMKCGSDSELWVCELDSLASRSDRDGNKDLTEEMTNDSTTHTQTMDIKLQCQLDDSGLHATRSSTPHTPGCLTPVERSSSQMLDSSSERSPSPCNLRFLYKRKLGLPGTEVVELGQRKRQCVVNMEDEPEGGNSAYEAC; this is encoded by the exons ATGGCACACAGGAGAAGACGACAACATTCACTTCCAG acCACAGTGATAACCATGCACCCAACAACATGGACCAGCTTGCTTTCAAATACATG ATGTGTAAAGTGGAGTCCAGCACTGATTCTGACTCTGAGATCAGCCCAAGATGGTCAGACACCAGCACTATG GGATGTGTGAGCAGTGCACCAGAGAGTGGGAGTTTAGGGCGGACATTGCCGTTAGTGCACAAGCCTGCAGGAAGGCATGGCTGTTATTCTTTG TTTTTGGATCCGTACGATGGGAGCTCCGAGGATTCTGATGAGTCAAACATCGATGTGGGTGTTTCCAGCAGGCGAACAAGGCAGCAGGGAAAAGGTGGATTTCGGTTCTCAGGTCGGAGCAGGCGATTTATCCTTCATCACTCTCCCTCTGTTGTCTGCAAAGAAGTTGTGACAAATGGGATGAGAGATGTCCAGATGAAATGTGGGAGTGACTCTGAGCTGTGGGTCTGTGAGCTTGACTCGCTGGCCTCCCGCAGTGACAGAGATGGTAACAAAGATCTTACAgaagaaatgacaaatgattCAACAACACACACCCAAACTATGGACATAAAATTACAGTGCCAACTTGATGATTCAGGCTTGCATGCTACAAGATCCTCCACACCTCACACACCTGGATGTCTAACCCCAGTGGAAAGGAGTTCATCCCAGATGCTAGACAGCTCCTCGGAGAGATCCCCCAGCCCCTGTAACCTCCGATTTCTTTACAAGAGAAAGCTGGGTCTCCCCGGGACAGAAGTGGTGGAGTTGGGGCAAAGAAAGAGGCAGTGTGTTGTTAATATGGAGGATGAGCCAGAGGGAGGGAACTCTGCATATGAAGCATGTTAG
- the LOC137199996 gene encoding uncharacterized protein isoform X1, which yields MAHRRRRQHSLPDHSDNHAPNNMDQLAFKYMEMCKVESSTDSDSEISPRWSDTSTMGCVSSAPESGSLGRTLPLVHKPAGRHGCYSLFLDPYDGSSEDSDESNIDVGVSSRRTRQQGKGGFRFSGRSRRFILHHSPSVVCKEVVTNGMRDVQMKCGSDSELWVCELDSLASRSDRDGNKDLTEEMTNDSTTHTQTMDIKLQCQLDDSGLHATRSSTPHTPGCLTPVERSSSQMLDSSSERSPSPCNLRFLYKRKLGLPGTEVVELGQRKRQCVVNMEDEPEGGNSAYEAC from the exons ATGGCACACAGGAGAAGACGACAACATTCACTTCCAG acCACAGTGATAACCATGCACCCAACAACATGGACCAGCTTGCTTTCAAATACATG GAGATGTGTAAAGTGGAGTCCAGCACTGATTCTGACTCTGAGATCAGCCCAAGATGGTCAGACACCAGCACTATG GGATGTGTGAGCAGTGCACCAGAGAGTGGGAGTTTAGGGCGGACATTGCCGTTAGTGCACAAGCCTGCAGGAAGGCATGGCTGTTATTCTTTG TTTTTGGATCCGTACGATGGGAGCTCCGAGGATTCTGATGAGTCAAACATCGATGTGGGTGTTTCCAGCAGGCGAACAAGGCAGCAGGGAAAAGGTGGATTTCGGTTCTCAGGTCGGAGCAGGCGATTTATCCTTCATCACTCTCCCTCTGTTGTCTGCAAAGAAGTTGTGACAAATGGGATGAGAGATGTCCAGATGAAATGTGGGAGTGACTCTGAGCTGTGGGTCTGTGAGCTTGACTCGCTGGCCTCCCGCAGTGACAGAGATGGTAACAAAGATCTTACAgaagaaatgacaaatgattCAACAACACACACCCAAACTATGGACATAAAATTACAGTGCCAACTTGATGATTCAGGCTTGCATGCTACAAGATCCTCCACACCTCACACACCTGGATGTCTAACCCCAGTGGAAAGGAGTTCATCCCAGATGCTAGACAGCTCCTCGGAGAGATCCCCCAGCCCCTGTAACCTCCGATTTCTTTACAAGAGAAAGCTGGGTCTCCCCGGGACAGAAGTGGTGGAGTTGGGGCAAAGAAAGAGGCAGTGTGTTGTTAATATGGAGGATGAGCCAGAGGGAGGGAACTCTGCATATGAAGCATGTTAG